Proteins encoded within one genomic window of Cyanobacteriota bacterium:
- a CDS encoding cobalamin-binding protein, with product MSSSPLRIVSLIPSATEIVARLHLTEHLVGCSHECDYPPAIANRPVCTAPKFNPVGTSGEIHDRVTQLLQSALAVYRVNTDLLAQLQPTHILTQAQCEVCAVSLADVQQAVATLVTGQPRVISLQPRVLADVWADIHRVAVALSTPDYNVEPVAVATIAQLKARVDACVHQTQAIVKRPTVACIEWTEPLMAAGNWVPELVELAGGQCLFGTIGEHSPWLEPEAIIAADPDVIVVMPCGFDLPRTTQEASLLLQRPDWKGLKAVRNGRIYATDGNHYFNRPGPRLVDSLEILVEILHPDCITPRYQGIGWLALEF from the coding sequence ATGAGTAGCTCACCCTTGAGAATTGTGTCCTTGATTCCTAGCGCTACAGAAATCGTGGCACGGTTGCACCTGACGGAGCATTTGGTGGGATGTTCCCACGAGTGTGACTACCCACCAGCCATAGCCAATCGCCCAGTCTGCACTGCACCGAAATTTAACCCAGTGGGCACTAGTGGCGAAATTCATGATCGGGTAACACAACTGTTGCAGTCGGCATTGGCTGTTTATCGTGTAAACACTGACCTATTGGCACAATTGCAGCCAACCCATATCCTTACCCAAGCTCAGTGTGAGGTTTGCGCTGTAAGCCTAGCTGATGTACAGCAAGCTGTGGCAACCTTAGTCACAGGTCAACCTCGCGTCATTTCATTACAACCTAGGGTGTTGGCTGATGTCTGGGCTGATATCCATCGAGTAGCTGTAGCGTTGTCTACTCCAGACTACAATGTGGAGCCAGTTGCAGTAGCGACGATCGCCCAGTTAAAAGCGCGGGTTGATGCCTGTGTTCATCAAACTCAAGCAATCGTTAAGCGCCCTACAGTTGCTTGCATCGAGTGGACAGAGCCATTGATGGCAGCCGGAAACTGGGTGCCAGAGCTAGTAGAGTTAGCGGGTGGGCAATGTTTATTTGGGACGATCGGAGAACATTCTCCCTGGTTGGAGCCTGAGGCGATTATTGCTGCAGACCCCGATGTAATTGTGGTTATGCCCTGCGGGTTTGACCTCCCACGCACCACCCAAGAAGCATCACTATTGTTGCAGCGCCCTGACTGGAAAGGGTTGAAGGCTGTCCGTAATGGTCGAATCTATGCTACCGATGGTAACCACTATTTCAACCGTCCAGGCCCTCGATTAGTTGATTCCCTAGAAATTTTGGTGGAGATTTTACACCCCGACTGTATTACTCCTCGTTATCAGGGCATAGGCTGGCTTGCTCTAGAGTTTTGA